The following are encoded together in the Bacillus sp. V2I10 genome:
- a CDS encoding flavodoxin family protein codes for MKIAVIYGGTRPNGNTEMLTEHVIQGMVTEKIYLRDYNIKPIIDMRHSKDGFQDRNDDYNSIIERILPNDILVFSTPIYWYSMSGTMKNFIDRWSQTLRDPKYPDFKNEMASKKAFVIAVGGDDPHIKGLPMIQQFNYIFDFIGIEFAGYILGNGNKPEEVIQDKDALFAATQIRNKLTENKWN; via the coding sequence ATGAAAATAGCAGTCATATATGGGGGAACCCGTCCCAATGGCAATACGGAGATGCTGACAGAACACGTAATTCAAGGTATGGTTACAGAAAAGATTTACTTAAGAGATTATAATATCAAGCCAATTATAGACATGCGTCATTCAAAAGATGGCTTTCAGGACAGAAATGATGATTATAATTCCATAATCGAACGGATTCTTCCAAATGACATTCTAGTATTCTCTACTCCGATTTATTGGTATAGCATGTCAGGAACAATGAAAAACTTTATCGACCGATGGTCACAAACCTTAAGGGACCCAAAATATCCTGATTTCAAGAATGAAATGGCTTCTAAAAAAGCATTTGTTATTGCTGTTGGAGGAGACGATCCTCACATTAAAGGGCTGCCTATGATTCAGCAATTTAATTACATATTTGATTTTATAGGAATTGAATTTGCGGGATATATTCTTGGAAATGGAAACAAACCTGAAGAAGTAATTCAAGACAAAGATGCACTTTTCGCAGCTACTCAAATTCGAAATAAATTAACTGAAAACAAATGGAATTAA
- a CDS encoding LysR family transcriptional regulator — MDIKQLITFKNAAENLNFTQTAKILNFAQSSVTVQIKALEDEIGKPLFERLGKRLILTEAGHKFKLYAEKMIRLNEEAIMAVNGEEEPTGTLIIGAQESQCTYRLPPILKEFKATFPKVKLIFKPAHSDEMARNNLMEGLVDVAFIMDISKPEGSLRVEQLIKEEFKMVIAPNHPKPVLSIDDLKDETLLLTEMGCSYRVMFEDSLKSAGVYPLDKIEFSSIEAIKQCVIAGLGIALLPEMVVKKDIKEGRMKEIPWKDSTSSLFTQIAWHKDKWMTPPLEAFINLTRKIFLSDDYFNQKGFS; from the coding sequence ATGGATATTAAACAATTGATAACTTTTAAAAATGCCGCAGAAAATTTGAACTTTACCCAGACTGCAAAAATTTTAAATTTTGCACAATCAAGTGTAACTGTCCAAATTAAAGCTCTCGAAGATGAAATTGGTAAACCCTTATTTGAGCGTCTAGGAAAACGATTGATTTTAACAGAGGCTGGACACAAGTTTAAACTATATGCTGAAAAGATGATAAGACTAAACGAAGAAGCGATCATGGCTGTGAACGGAGAAGAAGAACCAACTGGCACCTTAATAATTGGTGCCCAAGAGAGCCAGTGTACCTATCGTTTACCTCCAATTCTTAAAGAATTCAAGGCTACATTTCCCAAAGTTAAACTCATCTTTAAGCCTGCACATTCTGACGAAATGGCGAGAAATAATCTTATGGAGGGTTTAGTAGATGTTGCCTTTATTATGGATATAAGTAAGCCTGAGGGATCATTAAGAGTGGAGCAACTTATCAAAGAGGAGTTCAAAATGGTCATCGCACCAAATCACCCCAAACCAGTGCTCTCGATAGATGACCTTAAGGATGAGACTCTTTTGCTTACAGAAATGGGATGTTCTTACAGAGTGATGTTTGAAGACTCCCTTAAATCGGCAGGAGTATACCCACTGGATAAAATAGAATTTAGTAGTATCGAGGCAATCAAACAATGTGTAATAGCAGGACTAGGAATAGCGCTATTACCAGAGATGGTAGTGAAAAAAGATATTAAGGAGGGGAGAATGAAGGAAATACCATGGAAGGATTCCACATCTTCACTTTTTACTCAAATTGCTTGGCATAAAGATAAATGGATGACTCCTCCTTTAGAGGCATTTATTAATTTAACTCGTAAGATTTTTTTATCCGATGACTACTTCAACCAAAAGGGTTTTTCTTAG